Proteins encoded within one genomic window of Chroicocephalus ridibundus chromosome 7, bChrRid1.1, whole genome shotgun sequence:
- the LRRFIP1 gene encoding leucine-rich repeat flightless-interacting protein 1 isoform X6 produces the protein MEEEEAAGGCLSPAARQQAEARLAAKRAARAEAREIRMKELERQQKEIEERPEKDFEKGARTVSSLSAATLASLGGTSSRRGSGDTSISADTEASIREIKDIYELKDQIQDVEGKYMQGLKEMKDSLAEVEEKYKKAMVSNAQLDNEKTNFMYQVDTLKDALLELEEQLAESRRQYEEKSKEFEREKHAHSILQFQFMEIKEALKQREEMLAEIQQLQKKQQNYVREISDLQETIEWKDKKIGALERQKDFFDSIRSERDDLRDEVVVLKEQLKKHGIIPDSDVATNGETSDVLDNEGHLDSSKNVAGTTQALKPGGDGMLGKANEVDMKNEILEDVGKREILQNTEREEHKEESEEQEVQTLHAGENAKAEKMVEECDALSTVMLPDSRFTEQIQNLTERVSGSTSSNEDSDADDLRKETESTGTAVQQPLSTEAEHHDLNARTNQNLEVGSQQGQQILETPQEMPGVSGPEHELEEVAPKQEEREDLKTSHGPSGNEMDEGANVASESHELVCNQAGLPEVTEAGLLSEEINVESPVEGLQHSEESAEKKVTDVLEEKLVESKDCTDGRIGKTGGDRAEEENEVGNTVQDQTRETESVGLEGTESCESGVPPDTSEKERGESQADMQPVSSEDSPPASSEELNMQDKNEFENATAEKDGQKEALIEELERCSDSAEAGEQDEASVEAVGSVPEPKGSVLRQAEPDTDLVKEVTTQETSLDPSLLDDKIKESELETGDESGKGKESRTEWVEDLEPKVEVQTVQCSEETTGDTVGEKSIHLDGEVQNIIKQEKSESKESTAGVSVTTENKVDKETVKENEEGLELADHHAGGFASEEGANNSLTQEAEQDENVSEQVKLEAQAEERLEDDGDAFDFDEESKQILETDEKCDAEKADTQKEGGGANGAVGKTAQTDEARERTDKIETKDPLTEDDSLQHKKGDEPEEAGCLQGEASWKTDEKTDVMEDEIKASDSNKVEKIPDENVSEQDLESAGNNRDESKEDLQGGRRGKGKSRDDCTIS, from the exons ATTGAGGAAAGGCCAGAAAAAGACTTTGAGAAG GGAGCACGTACTGTTTCAAGTTTATCTGCAGCTACCTTAGCTTCTCTGGGTGGGACTTCCTCACGACGAGGCAGCGGGGATACATCCATCTCAGCTGATACAGAGGCATCTATTAGAGAAATCAAG GATATCTATGAGTTAAAGGACCAGATTCAGGATGTAGAAGGCAAATACATGCAGGGACTGAAAGAAATGAAG GACTCTCTAGCTGAAGTTGAAGAGAAATACAAGAAGGCTATGGTGTCAAATGCTCAACTAGacaatgaaaaaacaaatttcatgTACCAAGTAGATACCCTAAAGGATGCGCTCTTAGAGTTAGAAGAACAGCTGGCAGAGTCTAGGCGGCAAtatgaagaaaaaagtaaa GAATTTGAGAGGGAGAAGCACGCTCATAGCATATTGCAGTTTCAGTTCATGGAAATCAAAGAGGCTttgaagcaaagagaagaaatgcttgca GAAATCCAACAgctgcaaaagaaacagcagaactATGTCAGGGAAATTTCTGATCTTCAGGAGACAATAGaatggaaagacaaaaaaataggG GCATTAGAGAGGCAGAAAGATTTCTTTGATTCCATAAGGAGTGAGCGGGATGACCTTAGAGATGAAGTGGTTGTGCTGAAGGAACAACTGAAG AAACATGGAATAATCCCAGACTCTGACGTAGCCACCAACGGGGAGACATCAGACGTTCTCGATAATGAAGGACACTTGGATTCTTCCAAAAATGTTGCAGGCACAACTCAGGCATTAAAGCCAGGAGGCGATGGGATGCTAG GCAAAGCCAATGAAGTGGacatgaaaaatgagattttggaGGATGTGGGGAAAAGAGAAATCTTGCAGAATACTGAGCGTGAGGAACACAAAGAGGAGTCTGAGGAGCAGGAAGTACAAACATTGCATGCTGGTGaaaatgcaaaggcagaaaaaatggttGAAGAATGTGATGCCCTGTCAACAGTGATGTTACCAGACAGTAGGTTCACAGAACAAATTCAAAACCTTACCGAACGTGTATCAGGGAGCACTTCTTCAAACGAGGATAGTGACGCAGATGATTTGAGAAAGGAGACTGAGTCCACAGGCACAGCAGTCCAACAGCCTCTTAGTACGGAGGCTGAGCACCATGACTTAAACGCAAGGACAAATCAGAACTTGGAGGTGGGCTCTCAGCAAGGTCAGCAGATTTTAGAGACTCCTCAGGAAATGCCTGGTGTCTCAGGTCCAGAGCATGAACTGGAAGAAGTTGCACCCAAACAGGAAGAACGAGAGGATCTTAAAACTAGCCATGGCCCGAGTGGTAATGAAATGGATGAGGGAGCCAATGTTGCAAGCGAGAGCCATGAGTTGGTCTGTAACCAGGCAGGGCTACCAGAGGTTACAGAAGCAGGCTTGCTTAGTGAAGAGATAAACGTGGAGAGTCCTGTTGAGGGACTCCAGCACTCAGAAGAAAGTGCAGAAAAGAAGGTTACAGATGTCTTGGAGGAAAAACTCGTTGAAAGCAAAGACTGCACTGATGGAAGAATTGGTAAAACAGGAGGGGAtagagctgaagaagaaaatgaggttgGGAACACAGTTCAGGATCAGACGAGGGAAACGGAGTCTGTGGGTTTGGAAGGGACGGAGTCATGTGAAAGTGGTGTCCCACCAGATACAAGTGAAAAGGAACGTGGCGAAAGTCAGGCAGACATGCAACCAGTTTCTTCAGAGGACAGTCCTCCAGCATCATCAGAGGAACTAAATATGCAAGATAAAAATGAGTTTGAAAATGCTACGGCTGAGAAGGATGGGCAGAAGGAAGCATTAATAGAAGAGCTGGAGAGGTGTTCAGATTCTGCAGAAGCAGGTGAGCAAGATGAGGCATCTGTGGAGGCTGTAGGCTCTGTTCCTGAGCCAAAAGGAAGTGTGCTGCGGCAGGCAGAGCCAGACACAGACCTTGTGAAAGAGGTTACGACTCAGGAAACCAGTTTAGACCCAAGTCTTTTAGATGACAAAATTAAGGAATCAGAATTGGAAACAGGGGATGAgtctgggaaaggaaaggaaagcaggacAGAATGGGTAGAAGACTTAGAGCCAAAGGTAGAAGTCCAAACAGTTCAGTGTAGTGAGGAAACAACAGGTGATACGGTGGGAGAGAAAAGTATTCATTTAGATGGTGAAGTGCAGAATATAATTAAACAAGAGAAAAGTGAATCTAAGGAGTCAACTGCAGGTGTTAGTGTAACTACTGAAAACAAAGTTGataaagaaacagtgaaagaaaatgaggaagggTTAGAGCTTGCAGACCACCATGCTGGTGGATTTGCTTCTGAGGAAGGTGCAAATAATTCCCTGACACAGGAAGCTGAGCAGGATGAAAACGTTAGCGAACAAGTTAAATTGGAGGCTCAAGCAGAGGAGAGACTGGAAGATGATGGTGATGCATTTGATTTTGATGAAGAGTCAAAACAGATACtagaaactgatgaaaaatgtGATGCGGAGAAAGCTGATACACAGAAAGAGGGTGGTGGAGCAAATGGTGCTGTTGGAAAAACTGCCCAAACAGACGAAGCCAGAGAAAGAACAGACAAAATAGAAACCAAAGATCCCTTGACAGAAGATGACAGCTTGCAGCATAAAAAAGGAGATGAGCCTGAAGAAGCAGGGTGCTTGCAAGGGGAAGCGTCATGGAAAACTGATGAGAAGACTGATGTGATGGAAGATGAAATTAAAGCATCAGATTctaacaaagtggaaaaaataccAGATGAAAATGTTTCAGAACAGGATTTGGAAAGTGCTGGCAATAACAGGGATGAAAGCAAGGAGGATTTGCAGGGTGGTAGAAGGGGTAAGGGTAAATCTAGAGATGACTGTACAATATCATAA
- the LRRFIP1 gene encoding leucine-rich repeat flightless-interacting protein 1 isoform X5 — protein sequence MGTQGAGRKRLPNRERLTAEDDALNQIAREAEARLAAKRAARAEAREIRMKELERQQKEIEERPEKDFEKGARTVSSLSAATLASLGGTSSRRGSGDTSISADTEASIREIKDIYELKDQIQDVEGKYMQGLKEMKDSLAEVEEKYKKAMVSNAQLDNEKTNFMYQVDTLKDALLELEEQLAESRRQYEEKSKEFEREKHAHSILQFQFMEIKEALKQREEMLAEIQQLQKKQQNYVREISDLQETIEWKDKKIGALERQKDFFDSIRSERDDLRDEVVVLKEQLKKHGIIPDSDVATNGETSDVLDNEGHLDSSKNVAGTTQALKPGGDGMLGKANEVDMKNEILEDVGKREILQNTEREEHKEESEEQEVQTLHAGENAKAEKMVEECDALSTVMLPDSRFTEQIQNLTERVSGSTSSNEDSDADDLRKETESTGTAVQQPLSTEAEHHDLNARTNQNLEVGSQQGQQILETPQEMPGVSGPEHELEEVAPKQEEREDLKTSHGPSGNEMDEGANVASESHELVCNQAGLPEVTEAGLLSEEINVESPVEGLQHSEESAEKKVTDVLEEKLVESKDCTDGRIGKTGGDRAEEENEVGNTVQDQTRETESVGLEGTESCESGVPPDTSEKERGESQADMQPVSSEDSPPASSEELNMQDKNEFENATAEKDGQKEALIEELERCSDSAEAGEQDEASVEAVGSVPEPKGSVLRQAEPDTDLVKEVTTQETSLDPSLLDDKIKESELETGDESGKGKESRTEWVEDLEPKVEVQTVQCSEETTGDTVGEKSIHLDGEVQNIIKQEKSESKESTAGVSVTTENKVDKETVKENEEGLELADHHAGGFASEEGANNSLTQEAEQDENVSEQVKLEAQAEERLEDDGDAFDFDEESKQILETDEKCDAEKADTQKEGGGANGAVGKTAQTDEARERTDKIETKDPLTEDDSLQHKKGDEPEEAGCLQGEASWKTDEKTDVMEDEIKASDSNKVEKIPDENVSEQDLESAGNNRDESKEDLQGGRRGKGKSRDDCTIS from the exons ATTGAGGAAAGGCCAGAAAAAGACTTTGAGAAG GGAGCACGTACTGTTTCAAGTTTATCTGCAGCTACCTTAGCTTCTCTGGGTGGGACTTCCTCACGACGAGGCAGCGGGGATACATCCATCTCAGCTGATACAGAGGCATCTATTAGAGAAATCAAG GATATCTATGAGTTAAAGGACCAGATTCAGGATGTAGAAGGCAAATACATGCAGGGACTGAAAGAAATGAAG GACTCTCTAGCTGAAGTTGAAGAGAAATACAAGAAGGCTATGGTGTCAAATGCTCAACTAGacaatgaaaaaacaaatttcatgTACCAAGTAGATACCCTAAAGGATGCGCTCTTAGAGTTAGAAGAACAGCTGGCAGAGTCTAGGCGGCAAtatgaagaaaaaagtaaa GAATTTGAGAGGGAGAAGCACGCTCATAGCATATTGCAGTTTCAGTTCATGGAAATCAAAGAGGCTttgaagcaaagagaagaaatgcttgca GAAATCCAACAgctgcaaaagaaacagcagaactATGTCAGGGAAATTTCTGATCTTCAGGAGACAATAGaatggaaagacaaaaaaataggG GCATTAGAGAGGCAGAAAGATTTCTTTGATTCCATAAGGAGTGAGCGGGATGACCTTAGAGATGAAGTGGTTGTGCTGAAGGAACAACTGAAG AAACATGGAATAATCCCAGACTCTGACGTAGCCACCAACGGGGAGACATCAGACGTTCTCGATAATGAAGGACACTTGGATTCTTCCAAAAATGTTGCAGGCACAACTCAGGCATTAAAGCCAGGAGGCGATGGGATGCTAG GCAAAGCCAATGAAGTGGacatgaaaaatgagattttggaGGATGTGGGGAAAAGAGAAATCTTGCAGAATACTGAGCGTGAGGAACACAAAGAGGAGTCTGAGGAGCAGGAAGTACAAACATTGCATGCTGGTGaaaatgcaaaggcagaaaaaatggttGAAGAATGTGATGCCCTGTCAACAGTGATGTTACCAGACAGTAGGTTCACAGAACAAATTCAAAACCTTACCGAACGTGTATCAGGGAGCACTTCTTCAAACGAGGATAGTGACGCAGATGATTTGAGAAAGGAGACTGAGTCCACAGGCACAGCAGTCCAACAGCCTCTTAGTACGGAGGCTGAGCACCATGACTTAAACGCAAGGACAAATCAGAACTTGGAGGTGGGCTCTCAGCAAGGTCAGCAGATTTTAGAGACTCCTCAGGAAATGCCTGGTGTCTCAGGTCCAGAGCATGAACTGGAAGAAGTTGCACCCAAACAGGAAGAACGAGAGGATCTTAAAACTAGCCATGGCCCGAGTGGTAATGAAATGGATGAGGGAGCCAATGTTGCAAGCGAGAGCCATGAGTTGGTCTGTAACCAGGCAGGGCTACCAGAGGTTACAGAAGCAGGCTTGCTTAGTGAAGAGATAAACGTGGAGAGTCCTGTTGAGGGACTCCAGCACTCAGAAGAAAGTGCAGAAAAGAAGGTTACAGATGTCTTGGAGGAAAAACTCGTTGAAAGCAAAGACTGCACTGATGGAAGAATTGGTAAAACAGGAGGGGAtagagctgaagaagaaaatgaggttgGGAACACAGTTCAGGATCAGACGAGGGAAACGGAGTCTGTGGGTTTGGAAGGGACGGAGTCATGTGAAAGTGGTGTCCCACCAGATACAAGTGAAAAGGAACGTGGCGAAAGTCAGGCAGACATGCAACCAGTTTCTTCAGAGGACAGTCCTCCAGCATCATCAGAGGAACTAAATATGCAAGATAAAAATGAGTTTGAAAATGCTACGGCTGAGAAGGATGGGCAGAAGGAAGCATTAATAGAAGAGCTGGAGAGGTGTTCAGATTCTGCAGAAGCAGGTGAGCAAGATGAGGCATCTGTGGAGGCTGTAGGCTCTGTTCCTGAGCCAAAAGGAAGTGTGCTGCGGCAGGCAGAGCCAGACACAGACCTTGTGAAAGAGGTTACGACTCAGGAAACCAGTTTAGACCCAAGTCTTTTAGATGACAAAATTAAGGAATCAGAATTGGAAACAGGGGATGAgtctgggaaaggaaaggaaagcaggacAGAATGGGTAGAAGACTTAGAGCCAAAGGTAGAAGTCCAAACAGTTCAGTGTAGTGAGGAAACAACAGGTGATACGGTGGGAGAGAAAAGTATTCATTTAGATGGTGAAGTGCAGAATATAATTAAACAAGAGAAAAGTGAATCTAAGGAGTCAACTGCAGGTGTTAGTGTAACTACTGAAAACAAAGTTGataaagaaacagtgaaagaaaatgaggaagggTTAGAGCTTGCAGACCACCATGCTGGTGGATTTGCTTCTGAGGAAGGTGCAAATAATTCCCTGACACAGGAAGCTGAGCAGGATGAAAACGTTAGCGAACAAGTTAAATTGGAGGCTCAAGCAGAGGAGAGACTGGAAGATGATGGTGATGCATTTGATTTTGATGAAGAGTCAAAACAGATACtagaaactgatgaaaaatgtGATGCGGAGAAAGCTGATACACAGAAAGAGGGTGGTGGAGCAAATGGTGCTGTTGGAAAAACTGCCCAAACAGACGAAGCCAGAGAAAGAACAGACAAAATAGAAACCAAAGATCCCTTGACAGAAGATGACAGCTTGCAGCATAAAAAAGGAGATGAGCCTGAAGAAGCAGGGTGCTTGCAAGGGGAAGCGTCATGGAAAACTGATGAGAAGACTGATGTGATGGAAGATGAAATTAAAGCATCAGATTctaacaaagtggaaaaaataccAGATGAAAATGTTTCAGAACAGGATTTGGAAAGTGCTGGCAATAACAGGGATGAAAGCAAGGAGGATTTGCAGGGTGGTAGAAGGGGTAAGGGTAAATCTAGAGATGACTGTACAATATCATAA